A region of Vitis vinifera cultivar Pinot Noir 40024 chromosome 15, ASM3070453v1 DNA encodes the following proteins:
- the LOC100248889 gene encoding wax ester synthase/diacylglycerol acyltransferase 5 gives MVEARHLSISILLLFFILKSASTMETLEGLKHALKPIRIVPKEGDEKGMVVKRHDQEDHQPLSPMACLFHEPDCNLYVIAMIGSKTRIDPDVVKANLVHSLLKHPRFFSLQVMEEEKGGEMKWVPTKVNLEKHVIVPDMCSDMETSSDKYVEDYICNLTKTTLDFSKPLWDLHLLNVKTSDAEAVAVFRIHHSLGDGTSLMSLLLACTRKASDPTALPSVPMMKKPKSSAGSGKWWKAFRLVWNTIIDVLMVIATVLFLKDRDTPLRGPPNVGSTGRRIIHRTISLEDVVMIKNAMSTTVNDVMVGITQAGLSRYLNRRYAEGKKNKGATEKKNNLPKNLSIRATHFINIRPSAGIHTLAEMMEKGSEAKWGNWIGYVLLPLSIALRDNPLDYIQKAKEAMDRKKASLEALYIHSMAKSIPNLFGTKTGSVLCLKVPSRTTIWFSNVVGPQEEIAFFGHPIAYIAPSCFGQPNALMIHVVSYVDKMNIILSVDESTVPDPHQLFDDLEESFNLIKNVVMARD, from the exons ATGGTGGAGGCACGCCATCTTTCGATTTCTATTCTTCTGTTGTTTTTCATTCTGAAATCAGCTAGCACCATGGAAACCCTAGAAGGTTTGAAGCACGCACTTAAGCCTATTAGAATTGTGCCTAAAGAAGGTGATGAAAAGGGAATGGTGGTTAAGCGTCATGATCAGGAAGATCATCAGCCATTGAGTCCAATGGCTTGTTTGTTTCATGAACCTGACTGCAATCTCTATGTTATCGCCATGATAGGCTCGAAAACTCGCATCGACCCTGACGTGGTTAAAGCCAACCTGGTGCATAGTCTCCTTAAACACCCTCGTTTCTTTAGTCTGCAG GTTATGGAGGAGGAAAAGGGAGGAGAGATGAAATGGGTTCCGACAAAAGTTAATTTGGAAAAGCACGTTATAGTTCCAGACATGTGTTCCGACATGGAAACATCATCAGACAAGTACGTGGAAGACTACATTTGCAACCTCACTAAAACAACCCTAGACTTTTCCAAGCCATTATGGGACCTTCATCTCCTCAACGTCAAAACCTCCGACGCCGAGGCCGTCGCCGTTTTCAGGATTCACCACTCCCTCGGCGATGGCACGTCTCTCATGTCTCTTTTACTTGCATGCACACGCAAAGCCTCGGATCCCACGGCTCTGCCTTCGGTTCCCATGATGAAGAAACCAAAATCATCGGCTGGGTCTGGAAAGTGGTGGAAGGCTTTCAGACTGGTTTGGAATACGATCATCGATGTTTTGATGGTGATCGCCACAGTGTTGTTCTTGAAGGACAGAGACACGCCTCTTAGGGGTCCGCCCAATGTTGGATCCACAGGACGGAGAATTATTCACAGGACGATTAGTCTGGAGGATGTTGTGATGATAAAAAATGCAATGAGCACT ACTGTTAATGATGTTATGGTGGGAATCACACAGGCTGGTTTGTCTCGGTACCTCAATAGGCGATATG CTGAAGGCAAGAAGAATAAAGGGGCaacagagaagaaaaataatcttCCCAAGAACCTTTCTATCAGAGCAACTCACTTCATTAACATAAGACCATCTGCAGGGATCCAT ACCTTAGCTGAAATGATGGAGAAAGGCTCTGAAGCAAAATGGGGCAACTGGATTGGCTATGTCCTTCTCCCTTTATCCATTGCATTACGAGACAATCCTTTAGATTACATTCAAAAAGCTAAGGAAGCTATGGATAGAAAAAAAGCCTCTCTTGAAGCTCTCTATATACATTCCATGGCTAAGTCAATTCCCAACTTATTTGGCACTAAG ACTGGAAGTGTTCTATGCCTCAAAGTCCCCTCTCGTACGACAATATGGTTCTCAAATGTAGTTGGACCCCAAGAAGAAATTGCCTTCTTTGGCCATCCAATAGCCTACATTGCTCCAAGTTGTTTTGGTCAACCCAAT GCATTGATGATTCATGTGGTGAGCTATGTGGATAAAATGAATATCATTCTATCAGTTGATGAAAGTACAGTCCCTGATCCTCACCAGCTGTTTGATGACCTTGAAGAGTCTTTCAACCTCATCAAGAATGTTGTGATGGCTAGAGACTAA
- the LOC100852808 gene encoding wax ester synthase/diacylglycerol acyltransferase 5 isoform X2, producing the protein MEPVGDLDSRQQALKPIQTKRLAAREVEGDGKKPEDIKEEEEGEALSPVGRIFHETCFNVYVIAIAGFKIRINVDVVKANLEHTLLKHPRFSSLQVKDVKKDGGMKWVPTKVDLDKHIIIPSLHHTISSPDKMVEDYISNLSKTYIDYSKPLWELHILNIKTSDAESVAVFRIHHSLGDGMSLMSLVLSCSRQISNPKALPTLPAKKTSNPDPVNSGRIWWTIRLVWNTIIDVLMFLATTLFLKDTMTPLSNGWKKGGGHVPRRFVYRTVSLDDIKLIKNGMKTTINDVVMGVSLAGLSRYLNRRYGETKEDKGATQKKNNLPKNIRLRATLMMNIRPSPGLHVAAFLYHRVMNHTTMCFSNVVGPMEEIGFYGHPMAFLAPSVYGQPQGLMIHFQSYINKMTFILSVDEEIIPDPNRLCDDLEESLKFIKDVVIARGLV; encoded by the exons ATGGAGCCAGTAGGTGATCTGGATTCAAGACAGCAAGCTCTCAAGCCCATTCAAACAAAGAGATTAGCAGCAAGAGAAGTTGAAGGAGATGGCAAAAAACCCGAGGAtatcaaagaagaagaagaaggagaagctTTGAGTCCAGTTGGTCGAATTTTTCATGAAACTTGCTTCAATGTCTATGTCATAGCCATTGCTGGGTTCAAAATCAGAATCAATGTGGATGTTGTTAAAGCCAATTTGGAGCACACTCTGCTTAAGCACCCTCGTTTCTCTAGCTTGCAG GTGAAGGACGTGAAAAAGGATGGAGGGATGAAATGGGTTCCAACAAAGGTGGACTTGGACAAGCACATTATAATACCAAGCCTCCACCACACCATTTCTTCACCAGACAAGATGGTGGAAGACTACATCTCCAATCTCAGTAAAACCTACATAGACTACTCTAAGCCTCTTTGGGAGCTCCATATTCTCAACATTAAGACCTCGGATGCCGAGTCTGTCGCCGTTTTCCGAATCCACCATTCCCTGGGTGACGGCATGTCCCTCATGTCTCTTGTCCTCTCTTGCTCCCGTCAAATCTCCAACCCGAAAGCTCTCCCAACTTTGCCAGCGAAAAAGACTTCGAATCCTGATCCGGTAAACTCCGGCAGGATTTGGTGGACAATTCGACTGGTTTGGAATACTATTATAGATGTTTTGATGTTTCTTGCCACAACTCTCTTCTTAAAGGATACCATGACACCACTCAGCAATGGTTGGAAAAAGGGAGGTGGGCATGTGCCAAGGAGGTTTGTTTACCGAACCGTTAGTCTTGATGATATTAAACTAATCAAGAATGGGATGAAAACA ACTATTAACGATGTTGTAATGGGAGTGTCATTGGCTGGTCTTTCTCGATATCTCAATAGAAGATATG GTGAGACCAAGGAAGATAAAGGAGCcacccaaaagaaaaataatcttCCGAAGAATATTCGCCTGAGGGCAACTCTTATGATGAATATAAGACCATCACCAGGGCTTCAT GTTGCAGCATTTTTATACCATAGAGTTATGAATCACACGACAATGTGCTTCTCAAATGTGGTTGGACCTATGGAAGAAATCGGTTTTTAtggccatccaatggctttcctTGCTCCAAGCGTTTACGGCCAACCACAA GGATTGATGATTCATTTCCAAAGTTACATCaataaaatgacatttattCTTTCAGTTGATGAAGAAATAATTCCTGATCCTAATCGATTATGTGATGATCTTGAAGAGTCACTCAAGTTTATCAAGGATGTTGTTATTGCAAGAGGTCTTGTCTAG
- the LOC100852808 gene encoding wax ester synthase/diacylglycerol acyltransferase 11 isoform X1: MEPVGDLDSRQQALKPIQTKRLAAREVEGDGKKPEDIKEEEEGEALSPVGRIFHETCFNVYVIAIAGFKIRINVDVVKANLEHTLLKHPRFSSLQVKDVKKDGGMKWVPTKVDLDKHIIIPSLHHTISSPDKMVEDYISNLSKTYIDYSKPLWELHILNIKTSDAESVAVFRIHHSLGDGMSLMSLVLSCSRQISNPKALPTLPAKKTSNPDPVNSGRIWWTIRLVWNTIIDVLMFLATTLFLKDTMTPLSNGWKKGGGHVPRRFVYRTVSLDDIKLIKNGMKTTINDVVMGVSLAGLSRYLNRRYGETKEDKGATQKKNNLPKNIRLRATLMMNIRPSPGLHALAEMMEKGSKAKWGNWIGSMLLPFAIALYDDPLDYVRQTKATIDRKKHSHEAIFTCFIIKTVLKLFGAKVAAFLYHRVMNHTTMCFSNVVGPMEEIGFYGHPMAFLAPSVYGQPQGLMIHFQSYINKMTFILSVDEEIIPDPNRLCDDLEESLKFIKDVVIARGLV; this comes from the exons ATGGAGCCAGTAGGTGATCTGGATTCAAGACAGCAAGCTCTCAAGCCCATTCAAACAAAGAGATTAGCAGCAAGAGAAGTTGAAGGAGATGGCAAAAAACCCGAGGAtatcaaagaagaagaagaaggagaagctTTGAGTCCAGTTGGTCGAATTTTTCATGAAACTTGCTTCAATGTCTATGTCATAGCCATTGCTGGGTTCAAAATCAGAATCAATGTGGATGTTGTTAAAGCCAATTTGGAGCACACTCTGCTTAAGCACCCTCGTTTCTCTAGCTTGCAG GTGAAGGACGTGAAAAAGGATGGAGGGATGAAATGGGTTCCAACAAAGGTGGACTTGGACAAGCACATTATAATACCAAGCCTCCACCACACCATTTCTTCACCAGACAAGATGGTGGAAGACTACATCTCCAATCTCAGTAAAACCTACATAGACTACTCTAAGCCTCTTTGGGAGCTCCATATTCTCAACATTAAGACCTCGGATGCCGAGTCTGTCGCCGTTTTCCGAATCCACCATTCCCTGGGTGACGGCATGTCCCTCATGTCTCTTGTCCTCTCTTGCTCCCGTCAAATCTCCAACCCGAAAGCTCTCCCAACTTTGCCAGCGAAAAAGACTTCGAATCCTGATCCGGTAAACTCCGGCAGGATTTGGTGGACAATTCGACTGGTTTGGAATACTATTATAGATGTTTTGATGTTTCTTGCCACAACTCTCTTCTTAAAGGATACCATGACACCACTCAGCAATGGTTGGAAAAAGGGAGGTGGGCATGTGCCAAGGAGGTTTGTTTACCGAACCGTTAGTCTTGATGATATTAAACTAATCAAGAATGGGATGAAAACA ACTATTAACGATGTTGTAATGGGAGTGTCATTGGCTGGTCTTTCTCGATATCTCAATAGAAGATATG GTGAGACCAAGGAAGATAAAGGAGCcacccaaaagaaaaataatcttCCGAAGAATATTCGCCTGAGGGCAACTCTTATGATGAATATAAGACCATCACCAGGGCTTCAT GCTTTAGCGGAGATGATGGAGAAGGGGTCTAAAGCGAAATGGGGAAATTGGATTGGATCTATGCTCCTCCCTTTTGCCATTGCCTTATATGATGACCCTTTAGACTATGTTCGTCAAACTAAAGCCACAATCGATCGAAAGAAGCATTCTCATGAAGCTATATTTACATGTTTCATTATTAAGACAGTTCTCAAATTATTTGGTGCTAAG GTTGCAGCATTTTTATACCATAGAGTTATGAATCACACGACAATGTGCTTCTCAAATGTGGTTGGACCTATGGAAGAAATCGGTTTTTAtggccatccaatggctttcctTGCTCCAAGCGTTTACGGCCAACCACAA GGATTGATGATTCATTTCCAAAGTTACATCaataaaatgacatttattCTTTCAGTTGATGAAGAAATAATTCCTGATCCTAATCGATTATGTGATGATCTTGAAGAGTCACTCAAGTTTATCAAGGATGTTGTTATTGCAAGAGGTCTTGTCTAG